A single Notoacmeibacter ruber DNA region contains:
- a CDS encoding patatin-like phospholipase family protein, with amino-acid sequence MDQRSHVPDHHPDGIALALGGGIGRGWIHIGVLRALDEGRIPINMIAGTSIGAIVAGAYLAGKLDELEAFARAATWRRMFGLFDLRWGGQGLVTGAKIERLLRASLGEMQIDDLDRPFVATATSLPGGEEVWISSGSLVMAMRASYAVPGIFEPISWGNRMLVDGALTAPLPVRACRLHSPCPVVGVTLSGDPGVREIVIEEASIDTDPSSVYKSSGVQSSGGQLGFGGVILRSFAVLQDQIIQSLMLSSPPDMLLAPPSQTIGLLDFHRADEAITIGYESTMAQIDEIRAFANA; translated from the coding sequence ATGGATCAGCGCAGCCACGTTCCAGACCATCATCCAGACGGCATCGCTTTGGCGCTCGGCGGCGGCATCGGCCGTGGCTGGATTCACATCGGCGTTCTGAGAGCGCTGGATGAAGGCCGAATTCCTATCAATATGATTGCCGGCACTTCGATCGGCGCGATCGTCGCCGGCGCTTATCTGGCCGGCAAGCTCGATGAACTCGAAGCCTTTGCCCGGGCAGCGACATGGCGGCGTATGTTCGGCCTCTTTGATCTGCGGTGGGGCGGCCAAGGCCTCGTGACGGGCGCGAAGATCGAGCGCCTCCTGCGCGCATCACTCGGCGAGATGCAGATCGATGATCTCGACCGTCCGTTCGTCGCCACGGCAACAAGCCTGCCCGGCGGCGAGGAAGTCTGGATCAGTTCCGGCAGTCTGGTCATGGCGATGCGCGCCTCTTACGCCGTACCCGGCATATTCGAGCCGATCAGCTGGGGAAACCGAATGCTCGTCGATGGTGCTTTGACCGCGCCGTTGCCGGTGCGCGCCTGCCGGCTGCACAGCCCCTGCCCAGTTGTCGGCGTAACGCTCTCCGGCGACCCCGGCGTCCGCGAAATCGTCATCGAAGAAGCCAGTATCGATACCGACCCGTCCAGCGTCTACAAATCGTCGGGCGTGCAATCCTCCGGTGGTCAGCTCGGCTTCGGCGGCGTGATTCTCCGGTCTTTTGCCGTCCTGCAGGATCAGATCATACAATCGCTGATGCTCAGCTCGCCGCCGGACATGCTGCTGGCTCCCCCGAGCCAGACCATCGGACTTCTCGACTTTCACCGCGCGGATGAAGCCATCACGATCGGCTACGAGTCCACGATGGCCCAGATCGACGAGATACGCGCCTTTGCGAATGCATAA
- a CDS encoding LL-diaminopimelate aminotransferase, which translates to MEEFHKVRRLPPYVFEQVNRLKAAARAAGADIIDLGMGNPDLPTPKAVVDKLVEVVQDPRTHRYSTSRGIPGLRRAQAAYYKRRFGVTLNPDTQIVATLGSKEGFANMAQAITAPGDIVLCPNPTYPIHAFGFIMSGGVIRSMPVAPDENFVPALERAVRHSIPKPLALILNYPSNPTAEVATLDFYRDVIAFARKHELIVLSDLAYSEIYFGDTPPPSILEVEGAMDVAVEFTSMSKTFSMPGWRMGFAVGNERLIAALARVKSYLDYGAFTPIQVAAAAALNGDGSDIEEVREIYHKRRDVMVESFGRAGFDVPPPAATMFAWAPIPERFRDMGSLEFSKLLVEKAHVAVAPGIGFGEHGDGHVRLALVENEHRIRQAARNIKRFLSGNSPEIGGDESGPLKK; encoded by the coding sequence ATGGAAGAGTTCCACAAAGTTCGCCGATTGCCGCCCTACGTTTTCGAGCAGGTCAACAGGCTCAAGGCGGCGGCACGGGCGGCGGGAGCCGACATTATCGATCTCGGGATGGGAAATCCGGATCTGCCGACGCCGAAGGCCGTGGTCGACAAGCTTGTCGAGGTGGTTCAGGACCCGCGTACCCACCGCTACTCGACCTCTCGCGGCATTCCCGGGCTGCGCCGCGCCCAGGCGGCCTATTATAAGCGACGCTTCGGCGTGACGCTGAATCCGGATACCCAGATCGTCGCGACCCTCGGCTCCAAAGAAGGTTTCGCCAACATGGCGCAAGCCATTACTGCGCCGGGCGATATCGTGCTCTGTCCCAACCCGACCTATCCGATCCACGCCTTCGGCTTCATCATGAGCGGTGGCGTCATCCGTTCGATGCCCGTGGCGCCGGATGAGAATTTCGTGCCGGCTCTGGAGCGTGCGGTGCGCCACTCCATTCCCAAGCCGCTGGCGTTGATCCTGAATTACCCGTCCAACCCGACCGCAGAAGTCGCGACACTCGATTTCTATCGGGATGTGATCGCTTTTGCCCGCAAGCACGAGCTGATCGTCCTGTCGGATCTTGCCTATTCGGAGATATATTTCGGCGACACGCCGCCTCCCTCCATTCTGGAAGTGGAGGGCGCGATGGACGTCGCGGTTGAATTCACCTCGATGAGCAAGACGTTCTCCATGCCGGGCTGGCGCATGGGTTTTGCCGTGGGCAATGAGCGTCTGATCGCAGCTCTGGCGCGCGTGAAGTCCTATCTCGATTACGGCGCCTTCACCCCCATTCAGGTTGCCGCCGCTGCCGCCCTCAACGGTGACGGATCGGATATCGAAGAAGTTCGCGAAATCTACCACAAGCGCCGCGACGTCATGGTCGAGAGCTTCGGACGGGCCGGCTTCGATGTTCCGCCTCCGGCCGCGACCATGTTTGCATGGGCGCCGATCCCCGAGCGGTTCCGCGACATGGGGTCGCTTGAGTTTTCCAAGCTTCTCGTCGAAAAGGCCCATGTGGCCGTGGCTCCTGGCATCGGCTTTGGCGAACATGGCGATGGCCATGTGCGTCTCGCGCTTGTCGAGAACGAACATCGCATTCGTCAGGCCGCGCGTAACATCAAGCGTTTTCTCTCCGGAAACTCTCCGGAGATCGGCGGCGATGAAAGTGGGCCGCTCAAGAAATGA
- the hisI gene encoding phosphoribosyl-AMP cyclohydrolase, producing the protein MSNDDYRFPAPPREKTELEEGALFSPRFDANGLVTAVVTDAEDNTLLMVAHMNAEALSKTLSTGIAHYWSRSRQSLWKKGETSGNRQHVIEMRTDCDQDVVHLKVRVEGHAATCHTGRRSCFYRIVLTDDGEARLEHDGSAPLFEIDEVYGRKG; encoded by the coding sequence GTGTCCAACGACGACTATCGTTTTCCCGCCCCACCGCGCGAGAAGACCGAACTTGAAGAGGGAGCGCTCTTCTCTCCGCGCTTCGACGCGAACGGCCTCGTCACGGCAGTCGTGACGGATGCGGAAGACAATACTCTCCTGATGGTCGCCCATATGAACGCGGAAGCGCTGTCGAAGACCCTTTCGACCGGCATCGCGCATTACTGGTCGCGCTCCAGGCAGTCGCTCTGGAAGAAAGGCGAGACCTCCGGCAATCGTCAGCACGTCATCGAAATGCGCACCGATTGCGATCAGGATGTGGTTCACCTCAAAGTACGGGTCGAAGGACACGCTGCGACGTGCCACACTGGGCGGCGCTCGTGCTTCTATCGCATAGTGTTGACCGATGACGGCGAGGCCCGCCTCGAACATGATGGCAGCGCGCCGCTCTTCGAAATCGACGAGGTCTATGGCAGGAAGGGCTGA
- the glpX gene encoding class II fructose-bisphosphatase, translating into MAENRRLDRILTLEIARVTEAAAVAAARVRGRGDEMLADQAAVDAMRTELNRLPIDGKIVIGEGERDEAPMLFIGEEVGTKTGDAVDIALDPLEGTTICAKNLPNALAVIAFAEKGSLLNAPDVYMEKIAIGPGFQPGLVSLRKTPTQNIEALAEARGVKPDRITACILDRSRHSALIQEVRATGAAIRLIGDGDVAGVIHTADPEETGVDIYMGIGGAPEGVLAAAALRCIGGQMEGRLILDSKEKVERAARMGISDPERIYSMEEMASGDVIFAATGVTDGNMLEGVAFGPDRIETHTVVMRSSTGTVREIRARHTDLAKFGET; encoded by the coding sequence ATGGCTGAGAATCGGCGACTTGATCGAATCCTGACGCTGGAAATCGCCCGTGTTACCGAAGCGGCGGCTGTCGCAGCAGCTCGCGTGCGGGGGCGGGGCGATGAAATGCTGGCTGACCAGGCTGCGGTCGACGCCATGCGGACCGAACTGAACCGTCTGCCCATAGACGGCAAAATCGTCATCGGCGAAGGCGAGCGCGACGAAGCGCCCATGCTCTTTATCGGCGAAGAGGTCGGCACGAAGACGGGCGATGCCGTGGACATCGCCCTCGACCCGCTTGAGGGGACGACGATCTGCGCGAAGAACCTGCCGAATGCTTTGGCGGTGATCGCGTTCGCGGAGAAAGGCAGTCTGCTGAACGCGCCGGACGTCTATATGGAAAAGATCGCCATCGGACCTGGCTTTCAGCCGGGGCTAGTCAGCTTGCGGAAAACCCCCACTCAGAACATCGAAGCGTTGGCCGAGGCCCGTGGCGTCAAGCCAGACCGGATAACGGCCTGTATTCTGGATCGCAGCCGCCACTCGGCACTGATACAGGAGGTGCGCGCGACCGGTGCCGCCATACGGTTGATCGGAGACGGCGATGTTGCCGGCGTGATCCATACTGCCGACCCGGAGGAGACCGGCGTCGATATCTATATGGGCATAGGCGGTGCACCCGAGGGGGTCCTTGCGGCCGCGGCCTTGCGCTGCATCGGCGGACAAATGGAAGGGCGGCTCATCCTGGATAGTAAGGAAAAGGTCGAGCGCGCCGCGCGCATGGGCATCTCCGACCCGGAGCGGATCTACTCCATGGAGGAGATGGCAAGCGGCGACGTGATCTTCGCCGCAACCGGCGTCACGGACGGCAACATGCTGGAGGGTGTCGCCTTCGGTCCGGACCGGATTGAAACGCACACCGTTGTCATGCGCTCCTCGACCGGTACAGTCCGGGAAATTCGTGCGCGCCATACCGATCTCGCCAAGTTCGGCGAAACCTGA
- the recJ gene encoding single-stranded-DNA-specific exonuclease RecJ has translation MQPRFFLNVKKSATGHAWHHRLTEAQERTALAMTQSDGIDEIVARILAGRKVEQQAAAGFLKPTIRDLLPDPRTLTDMAPAAERLALAARTAERVAIFGDYDVDGAASAAILARWFRSFGTEAAIHIPDRIFEGYGPNAPAMEALAREASLIVTVDCGTNSAEAIAAAKSAGADVVVLDHHQPSGPMPAEAFAVVNPNREDDVSGQGHLCAAGVTFLALVAANSVLRDGGQTVPDLMGLLDLVAMATVCDVVPLVGVNRAFVVRGLDVARRQDNPGLAALSKVARLGEPLRPFHFGFILGPRINAGGRIGDASLGSRLLLTEDSTEAESIAEKLDGLNSERQAMEAEMLAVARAQAEAETLRGDGPAVLIAESDRFHPGVVGLLASRLKDGFGRPAFAIAFDRNGKGTGSGRSIAGVDLGKIVREAVERGLLAKGGGHAMAAGITIQREQLGGFRSFLEDRLARLVAVLRQAAARRIDGSLSAEGLTIDLCDRIEAAGPYGAGHSSPFFVLARHRMENIASMGRDGAHLRLSLRSQSGGRLDAVAFRCADNDLGRFLRNRQGETLHFAGTLSVNHWNGQRRVQFRVDDAAEIT, from the coding sequence ATGCAGCCGCGATTCTTTCTCAATGTCAAAAAGAGTGCCACAGGCCACGCGTGGCACCATCGTCTGACCGAAGCCCAGGAGCGAACGGCTCTGGCGATGACGCAGAGCGACGGAATCGACGAGATCGTGGCGCGCATCCTCGCGGGGCGAAAGGTGGAGCAACAGGCCGCCGCCGGTTTCCTTAAACCGACCATACGCGATCTCCTGCCGGACCCCAGAACATTGACCGATATGGCTCCTGCGGCCGAGAGGCTTGCTCTGGCGGCGCGCACGGCAGAACGGGTCGCGATTTTCGGGGACTACGATGTCGATGGTGCCGCCTCGGCCGCCATTCTCGCGCGATGGTTTCGGTCTTTCGGCACTGAAGCGGCCATCCATATTCCCGACCGCATTTTCGAGGGTTACGGCCCGAATGCACCGGCGATGGAAGCGCTTGCGCGCGAAGCCTCGCTGATCGTGACGGTGGACTGCGGGACCAATAGCGCTGAAGCCATCGCTGCGGCGAAGTCGGCAGGTGCCGATGTCGTGGTGCTGGATCACCATCAGCCATCCGGTCCCATGCCAGCGGAAGCGTTCGCCGTGGTCAATCCGAACCGGGAGGACGATGTGTCTGGGCAGGGGCACCTGTGCGCGGCTGGTGTCACCTTTCTGGCCCTAGTCGCGGCAAACAGTGTGCTGCGCGATGGGGGACAGACGGTCCCTGATCTTATGGGTCTTCTTGATCTCGTTGCGATGGCGACGGTTTGTGACGTTGTTCCCCTTGTCGGCGTCAATCGCGCTTTCGTCGTCCGAGGCCTGGATGTTGCCCGCCGCCAGGATAATCCTGGTCTTGCTGCCCTCTCGAAGGTGGCGCGATTGGGAGAACCTCTGCGGCCCTTCCATTTTGGCTTCATTCTGGGTCCGCGCATCAATGCGGGCGGCCGCATCGGTGATGCCTCGCTCGGCTCGCGACTGCTGCTGACCGAGGATTCAACCGAAGCGGAATCGATCGCCGAAAAGCTGGATGGGCTCAACAGTGAACGCCAGGCGATGGAAGCCGAGATGCTGGCTGTCGCGCGAGCCCAGGCCGAGGCTGAAACTCTCAGAGGCGATGGGCCTGCCGTGCTCATCGCCGAGAGCGATCGTTTCCATCCTGGCGTGGTCGGCCTCCTGGCCTCCCGCCTGAAAGACGGTTTCGGCCGGCCTGCCTTTGCAATCGCATTCGACCGCAATGGAAAAGGCACCGGCTCAGGCCGGTCGATCGCCGGGGTCGATCTCGGTAAGATTGTTCGGGAAGCCGTCGAGCGTGGTCTTCTAGCAAAGGGCGGCGGCCACGCGATGGCGGCCGGCATCACAATCCAGCGAGAGCAATTGGGAGGTTTTCGCAGCTTTCTGGAAGACAGGCTGGCGAGGCTTGTTGCGGTACTACGCCAAGCCGCCGCACGTCGGATCGATGGATCGCTCAGCGCGGAAGGCCTGACGATCGATCTCTGCGACAGGATCGAGGCGGCAGGACCGTACGGTGCCGGCCATTCCAGCCCGTTCTTCGTTCTCGCGCGGCACCGGATGGAGAACATCGCGAGCATGGGAAGGGATGGTGCCCACCTCCGCCTTTCTCTTCGCTCACAGAGTGGCGGTCGTCTCGATGCCGTCGCCTTTCGCTGCGCCGATAACGATCTCGGTCGCTTTCTCAGGAATCGACAGGGTGAAACACTGCACTTTGCGGGAACCCTCAGCGTCAATCACTGGAACGGACAAAGACGTGTTCAGTTTCGGGTCGACGATGCCGCGGAGATCACGTGA
- a CDS encoding homoserine dehydrogenase encodes MSTEPLRIGLAGLGTVGAAFIKLLEQKNALLTRQCGRPIEVLSACARDRNRDRGVDLSNVEWYDDAVKLAEAPNLDVFVELIGGDGEPALSAVKAAIQSGKHVVTANKALIAKHGVELAILAEEQGVLLNFEAAVAGGIPVIKTMREALAGNTVSRLYGILNGTCNYILTRMEEEEIGFAEVLADAQRLGYAEADPTFDIEGNDTAHKLAIMTSIAFGTQIAGDDIYLEGISNITLADIRAARDLGYRIKLLGVAQKTERGIEQRVHPTMVPIESQIAQVDDVINAVVLETDLLGALLMSGPGAGGEATASAVMGDVADIAKSRPGRQHVPALVTPAKELAPYQRARMRSHEGGYFIRLLVRDEVGVFAAIAQRMAAANISLQSIVQRDDPDSPEKDSKAIILTTHATMETAVRQAIADIESDGHLRGSAQVIRMEPAG; translated from the coding sequence ATGAGCACCGAGCCCCTCCGTATCGGGCTCGCGGGGCTGGGAACAGTCGGCGCGGCCTTCATCAAGCTGCTGGAACAGAAGAATGCACTGCTGACGCGTCAGTGCGGGCGGCCCATCGAAGTGCTCAGTGCGTGCGCTCGTGACCGAAACAGAGATCGCGGCGTCGATCTGTCCAATGTGGAATGGTATGACGATGCGGTGAAGCTGGCGGAAGCGCCGAACCTCGATGTCTTCGTCGAATTGATCGGCGGCGATGGCGAGCCGGCATTGTCCGCCGTCAAGGCCGCCATCCAGTCGGGCAAGCATGTTGTCACCGCCAACAAGGCTTTGATCGCAAAGCACGGCGTTGAATTGGCCATTCTCGCCGAAGAGCAGGGTGTTCTGCTGAATTTCGAAGCGGCTGTGGCGGGGGGGATTCCCGTTATCAAGACAATGCGCGAAGCCTTGGCGGGAAACACTGTTTCGCGCCTCTACGGCATTCTCAACGGCACCTGCAATTACATTCTCACGCGCATGGAGGAGGAAGAAATCGGTTTTGCCGAGGTACTGGCCGATGCGCAGCGCCTCGGCTACGCGGAAGCCGATCCGACCTTCGATATCGAGGGCAACGATACCGCGCACAAGCTCGCGATCATGACCTCCATTGCCTTCGGCACACAGATTGCGGGCGACGATATCTATCTGGAAGGCATTTCAAACATTACGCTGGCCGATATTCGCGCCGCGCGCGACCTCGGTTACAGGATCAAGCTTCTTGGTGTCGCCCAGAAGACCGAACGCGGGATCGAACAGCGCGTGCATCCAACCATGGTGCCGATCGAATCGCAGATTGCGCAGGTTGATGACGTGATCAACGCTGTCGTGCTGGAGACCGACCTGCTTGGCGCACTCCTGATGAGCGGCCCGGGCGCGGGCGGCGAGGCGACGGCCTCCGCCGTGATGGGCGATGTTGCCGATATCGCGAAAAGCCGGCCCGGCCGTCAGCATGTACCCGCGCTCGTCACCCCGGCGAAGGAACTGGCTCCCTATCAGCGTGCGCGCATGCGCAGCCATGAAGGTGGCTACTTCATCCGGCTTCTGGTCCGAGACGAGGTGGGCGTTTTCGCCGCGATCGCACAACGCATGGCGGCTGCGAATATCTCGTTGCAGTCGATCGTTCAGCGCGACGATCCCGATAGTCCCGAGAAAGACAGCAAGGCCATCATCCTGACCACTCATGCCACGATGGAGACCGCTGTGCGGCAGGCGATCGCCGATATTGAGTCGGATGGGCATTTGCGCGGTTCGGCTCAGGTGATCCGGATGGAACCCGCGGGATAG